Genomic segment of Candidatus Eisenbacteria bacterium:
CGCTCCCGCATCGAGTCGAGGGTCTCCGAGCTGACCGACCTGGCGCGGCTCACCGGCCCCATGCTCCGCCGCTATCCGGCCGAGCTGAGCGGCGGACAGCGTCAGCGCGTCGCGCTCATGCGGGCGCTCATGCTGGACCCCGAGGTCCTCCTCCTCGACGAGCCGCTCGCGGCGCTCGATCCGATGATCCGATCGGGGCTCCAGGAGGAGCTCAAGGGGCTCTTCCAGAAGCTGCAGAAGACGGTTCTGTTCGTGACCCACGACATCGCGGAGGCCGCGTTCCTCGGAGGTGAGATCGCCCTCATGCGCGAGGGGCGCATCGTGCAGCGCGGGACGATCGAAGACCTGACACGAAGGCCTGCGGAATCGTTCGTGACGGCGTTCATCCGGGCTCAGCGTCCGCTCTTCGGGCAGCCGGAGACCCGCGCGTGATGGGCTGCCTGCGGCGCATCGTACGTCGCGCCATCCCGCTCGCGCTCGCGATCGCGCTCCCCCTCGGGCTCCCGTGGAGTCCGGCGATCCGCGAAGCGCACGCGGACGTCACCATCGGATCGAAGGCGTTTCCCGAGTCGTGGATCCTCGGCGAGGCGCTCGCCGCGCTGATTCGCGACGACGGGACGGAGGCCGTCGCGCACCGCCACAACCTCGGGGGCACCGAGATCGTGTTCCAGGCGCTCCGCTCGGGCGAGATCGACGTGTATCCCGAGTACACGGGCACGATCCAGGAGGTGATCCTGCGCTCGCCGGAGCGTCTGGACGGTCCGGGCCTGCAGGAGCGTCTCCGCGCGCTGGGATTCGAGATGAGCGCTCCGATCGGCTTCAACGACAGCTACGCGATCGCGGTCACGCCCGCGGCCGCGAAGCGCTACGGGCTCTCGAAGCTCTCCGATCTCGCGAGGCATCCCGAGGTGCGCCTCGGGCTCACGCACGAGTTCCTCGGACGTCCGGACGGATTCCCAGGTCTCTCGCGAGCGTACGCGCTTGGCCGCGCGCGCGTGACCGGGATCCAGCACGAGCTCGCGTACGCGGCGCTCGAGTCCGGCACGATCGACGGCACGGACATCTACACGACGGACGCCCAGATCGC
This window contains:
- a CDS encoding ATP-binding cassette domain-containing protein, whose protein sequence is MPAAIEVEGLEKRYGGTLAVDIPSLRVEPRTTLALIGPSGCGKSTLLRLVIGLLRPDRGTVRIGGTAMDLSTRRALRLRSGYVVQEGGLFPHLTAGANVSIVARDLGWPRSRIESRVSELTDLARLTGPMLRRYPAELSGGQRQRVALMRALMLDPEVLLLDEPLAALDPMIRSGLQEELKGLFQKLQKTVLFVTHDIAEAAFLGGEIALMREGRIVQRGTIEDLTRRPAESFVTAFIRAQRPLFGQPETRA